In one Caldanaerovirga acetigignens genomic region, the following are encoded:
- a CDS encoding 4-hydroxythreonine-4-phosphate dehydrogenase PdxA, with the protein AAKMLDFERTVSVTIGLPFIRTSVDHGTAFDIAGKGIASSVSMEEAIKVAGDYAFLVKKQR; encoded by the coding sequence GCCGCTAAAATGCTGGATTTTGAGAGAACCGTAAGCGTAACCATCGGCCTTCCGTTTATAAGGACTTCGGTTGACCACGGCACAGCCTTCGATATCGCCGGAAAGGGAATTGCAAGTTCAGTAAGCATGGAAGAAGCCATAAAGGTTGCGGGGGACTATGCTTTTTTGGTTAAAAAACAAAGGTAA